One genomic segment of Streptococcus salivarius includes these proteins:
- a CDS encoding GmrSD restriction endonuclease domain-containing protein: MRSEKYIQPDELNVDNVFENVNYVIPIYQRNYAWRKDEIEQLLMDIDDLDETNSSKYYLGSLVVNQVQPRVYEVIDGQQRLTTLFLLLRYLDHPSVERNPLKFEAREKSNITLGEIETVMDSKEPSLYSEELVEGYEIIKKYFQSKNANDDYKKRFRDKFSTVTIIRTQVPQNIDLNHYFEIMNTRGEQLELHEIVKAKILGAIKSENGFSEEDKKDKLIAATIWDACAQMDNYLQMVLPVKIREKLFSANWDMLRVADFSDLRDIFNAENNSDETQFTLKTILQAPDSTVSNQIDDREEENERFESIINFPNFLLQVNEAMEMTETDRDSGLDDKRFLDLLKDRWASKEKALEFIYALLKYRYLFDRYIIKREYIGEYKVEGKWSLQKLVMYEDKKGRKPSYKSTLDSMDQEEGTDNQQLRLLESCLRVTYTSPKTMHWIARVLTNVNKEQDGKLLIPTLEKYCCKKIESSDYRNRSGFGIDRIVFTYLDYLLARDRASEFSNFQFQFRNSIEHFFPQHPINADNSVTVENRDLLGNLALITVSANSKFSNRFPIEKVEHFPNIIEQSPKLKAMSDLLKKYDRKWDNNSVKEHNASMLSLLETEIEKYK; this comes from the coding sequence ATGAGAAGTGAAAAGTATATTCAACCAGATGAATTGAATGTGGACAATGTTTTTGAAAATGTCAACTATGTCATCCCAATCTATCAACGAAATTACGCATGGAGAAAAGATGAAATTGAGCAATTGCTAATGGATATTGATGATCTTGACGAAACTAATTCAAGTAAATATTACCTTGGCAGTTTAGTGGTCAATCAAGTCCAACCTCGAGTTTATGAAGTAATCGATGGCCAGCAACGCTTAACTACTTTGTTTTTGCTTCTTCGTTATCTGGATCATCCTTCTGTAGAAAGAAATCCTTTGAAATTTGAAGCTAGAGAAAAATCGAACATCACTCTAGGTGAGATCGAAACTGTAATGGATAGTAAAGAGCCTTCTCTTTATTCAGAAGAGTTAGTAGAAGGATATGAAATAATTAAGAAATATTTCCAGAGCAAAAACGCTAATGATGATTATAAAAAACGGTTTAGAGATAAGTTTTCTACTGTAACAATCATCCGAACCCAGGTTCCTCAAAATATCGATTTGAATCACTATTTTGAGATCATGAATACTCGTGGAGAGCAATTGGAGCTCCATGAAATTGTGAAAGCAAAGATTTTGGGTGCTATCAAGTCTGAAAATGGATTCAGTGAAGAGGACAAAAAAGATAAACTAATTGCAGCTACGATTTGGGATGCTTGTGCACAAATGGACAACTATCTTCAGATGGTTCTCCCAGTAAAAATACGTGAAAAACTATTTAGTGCAAATTGGGATATGCTGAGGGTGGCTGACTTCTCAGATCTTCGTGACATTTTTAATGCAGAAAATAACAGTGATGAGACTCAATTTACCTTAAAAACTATCTTGCAAGCGCCGGATTCTACTGTGTCTAATCAAATTGATGATAGGGAAGAAGAAAATGAACGGTTTGAGTCTATCATTAACTTTCCAAATTTTCTTTTGCAGGTCAATGAAGCCATGGAGATGACTGAGACGGATCGTGATAGTGGATTAGATGATAAGCGATTCCTTGACTTATTAAAGGACAGATGGGCTAGTAAAGAAAAGGCCTTGGAGTTTATCTATGCTCTTTTGAAGTATCGGTATCTATTTGATCGTTATATTATTAAAAGAGAATATATCGGTGAATACAAGGTCGAAGGGAAATGGTCTTTACAAAAGCTCGTCATGTATGAGGATAAAAAGGGGAGAAAACCATCCTATAAATCTACTTTAGACTCAATGGATCAAGAAGAAGGAACGGATAATCAACAATTACGACTCCTAGAATCTTGCCTGCGCGTGACCTATACTTCCCCTAAGACCATGCACTGGATTGCTAGAGTCTTGACGAATGTGAATAAAGAGCAAGATGGCAAACTCCTTATCCCTACCTTAGAAAAGTATTGCTGCAAAAAAATTGAATCTTCAGATTATCGAAATCGAAGTGGATTTGGTATCGATCGGATTGTCTTTACTTATTTGGATTATCTGTTGGCGAGGGATAGAGCATCTGAATTTAGCAATTTCCAATTCCAGTTCAGAAATTCTATCGAACATTTCTTCCCTCAGCACCCTATTAACGCTGATAATTCAGTGACTGTTGAAAATAGAGATCTGTTGGGGAATCTTGCTCTCATCACTGTTTCAGCCAATTCAAAGTTTTCGAATCGGTTTCCAATTGAGAAGGTTGAGCATTTTCCAAATATAATAGAGCAAAGTCCCAAGTTGAAGGCGATGAGTGACCTGCTCAAGAAATATGATCGAAAATGGGATAATAACAGTGTCAAAGAGCACAATGCTAGCATGCTCAGTCTATTAGAAACGGAGATAGAAAAGTACAAATAA
- a CDS encoding multidrug resistance efflux transporter family protein, translating to MLHLFLQFIIFNRNMNLSGGSWMWSASLLILLAAFAYPLGNRKMMVHCKQDQLSTTQRVFGMTLMSTPFWLLLSVFAGADAGLPSGGQILQSLIVAVFSGVVATLLFFEATNLVKHNHKQLAVVEATQAGEVLFTLLGGCLFLGDSLPSLLGFFGIAIVTIGIIGNSLLTGSD from the coding sequence ATGTTGCACTTATTCTTGCAATTTATCATTTTTAATCGAAATATGAATCTTTCGGGTGGGTCCTGGATGTGGAGTGCTAGCCTTTTGATTTTACTGGCTGCTTTTGCCTATCCTTTGGGCAATCGTAAGATGATGGTCCACTGTAAGCAGGATCAGCTTTCAACGACGCAGCGCGTGTTTGGGATGACCTTGATGAGTACACCTTTTTGGTTGCTTTTGTCAGTTTTTGCTGGTGCAGATGCAGGTCTTCCATCAGGCGGACAGATTTTACAGTCTTTAATTGTGGCTGTCTTTTCTGGGGTTGTCGCAACCTTGCTTTTCTTCGAGGCGACTAATCTAGTTAAGCATAACCATAAGCAACTGGCAGTGGTTGAGGCTACTCAGGCTGGTGAAGTTCTCTTTACCCTCTTGGGTGGATGCCTCTTCCTCGGAGATAGTCTACCTAGCCTTTTGGGATTCTTTGGGATTGCTATTGTAACCATTGGTATTATTGGAAATAGCCTGCTAACAGGCTCAGATTAA
- a CDS encoding GH32 C-terminal domain-containing protein, with protein MNDTVCKNWFMRKSGKTWVYGCALVSFAGLALAGPVYADQVEQATVSPTPQEVVTQTDYQVAPQVELAPSTTKEVPQVVEPSQSLVSESAKTAQENPTQPSPDQSKEVQTQASVAEKVTNQTQEADLNQTNQEQSPVVTNSTSPVHVTEEKTDLPNNEAVTNLEGMTADQNGHWEMQADGIHSEAKDKGDSFLYSQSEGKNFIYSTDVTFKEAGGAAALIFRGNNDSSDKNMYGVNVDSGNHKVKFWRWVNNHDIQLVDEKDVTPTADETYNLRVVAANQWLSYYVNDVLVASTGDAVLQKSDKGQPQVLPEGYFGLLNWNANVIFKNTRYVNLDDASLPLIDNLVVTSKTGSVEKQAQFFSEEPLHIQYVGHNAETVGFDITKHNPNAVIKVEDAKGNVYTDISQLPVAVGANYFIIESSMTDSLGRPVTLTYRVNIHRRQSDDVYYNELYRDQYHYSVKDGWANDPNGLVFYKGRYHLFYQFYDDTKWGPMHWAHATSRDLLHWDEEPIAFYPDATGHMFSGSVVVDSTNSSGLFKSPEGGLVAIITSNGNGQRIEIAYSEDEGRTWQKYDKVVADWSQDPLQNQDFRDPKVFRWDNQWFMVLAGGPLRIYSSQDLKNWQVETTYKDLHTECPDLYPIVANDGALKWVLSRGGRSYKVGDFKPVDGKWAFVADDVYQDHDEIMNFGKDSYAAMTYYVHDFGTADHPNIPQLTEINWMNTWEDYCNLVADTVGQKFNGTFNLNLDLGLVKSGDRYLLTQTPVKAYESLRDTENAQYFENVTVASDNELLKDFKGDTYEVVSHFVPGKDTTAVGFNLRVGDGQATKVVYDLTKETLSIDRSQSGTILSDAFAKVNSQQVTRNEDGSIDLHLYVDRASVEVFAKGNTVAGANQIFPSPRAVGASVLVEGGPAKANIAIYPIKSTWTDKKEVTKAVAMNTTAAGHLALEVGQSKDLQVYLAPASEEQDVTWTVSDPSLVSYTEHDNKLSLKALHKGHLTVTATSVENPSLTKTFNIAITLNNFATNLKGLKAVTGDWYIDDDTLYDSNVSANDFFMAYESNGFKQFDYDIDVKYQHGLVNLFVAAEREEPGRAYSVQFADNDTVRLFRFGGETIAEAHLDKAINDGQYHHVKVVKGKDTMTVYVDGKEVLHHQFDAVDNYFNQAHVGVGLWDGAVEFKNFFVTEKMTNTSSDTTDEPIKPDPQPEPSPEPNPENKPVEPEHQPEVAPEPEPTGQNNGHDSTNTVPDSSQDNTSKQEESNTPVETPKTVAPLVDNLLKKFNAFSLSTFLASIAKETWHFLTKWLFS; from the coding sequence ATGAATGATACTGTTTGTAAAAATTGGTTTATGCGCAAAAGTGGGAAGACTTGGGTCTACGGCTGTGCCTTGGTAAGTTTTGCAGGTTTGGCCCTGGCTGGTCCTGTCTATGCGGACCAAGTGGAACAGGCAACTGTGAGCCCAACACCTCAAGAAGTGGTAACTCAAACTGACTATCAAGTTGCCCCTCAAGTGGAGCTTGCACCTAGCACGACCAAGGAAGTCCCCCAAGTGGTAGAGCCGAGCCAGTCTCTTGTTTCCGAATCTGCTAAAACAGCTCAAGAGAATCCCACTCAGCCTAGCCCTGACCAGTCAAAAGAAGTACAAACACAGGCTAGTGTGGCTGAGAAAGTGACTAACCAAACGCAAGAAGCCGATTTGAATCAGACCAATCAAGAACAATCTCCAGTTGTAACGAATAGCACCAGTCCTGTTCATGTGACAGAGGAAAAAACGGATTTGCCTAATAATGAAGCAGTTACCAATCTTGAAGGGATGACCGCAGACCAAAATGGTCACTGGGAAATGCAGGCTGACGGTATTCATTCAGAAGCCAAAGACAAGGGAGACTCTTTCCTTTATTCTCAATCTGAGGGCAAGAATTTTATCTATTCAACAGATGTGACCTTCAAGGAAGCTGGTGGTGCCGCTGCCCTCATTTTCCGTGGTAACAATGATAGTAGCGATAAAAATATGTACGGGGTCAATGTAGACTCTGGTAACCATAAGGTTAAGTTTTGGCGTTGGGTCAATAATCATGATATTCAACTTGTAGATGAGAAAGATGTGACACCAACTGCCGATGAAACCTACAATCTTAGAGTAGTTGCGGCTAATCAGTGGCTATCTTACTATGTCAATGATGTGCTTGTCGCAAGTACAGGTGACGCTGTTCTTCAAAAAAGTGACAAGGGCCAACCTCAAGTCCTTCCAGAAGGTTACTTTGGACTTCTTAATTGGAATGCCAATGTCATTTTCAAAAACACCCGCTATGTTAATCTTGATGATGCCAGTCTTCCTTTGATTGACAATCTTGTGGTGACCTCAAAGACAGGTTCTGTTGAAAAACAAGCCCAATTCTTCTCTGAAGAACCACTCCATATTCAATATGTGGGACACAATGCTGAGACAGTAGGCTTTGACATCACTAAGCATAATCCAAATGCTGTTATCAAGGTAGAAGATGCCAAGGGAAATGTCTACACAGATATTTCACAATTGCCAGTGGCTGTAGGTGCCAATTACTTTATTATTGAAAGTAGTATGACTGATTCACTAGGCCGTCCTGTGACCTTGACTTATCGTGTTAATATCCACCGTAGACAAAGTGATGATGTGTATTACAACGAGCTTTATCGTGATCAGTATCATTATTCTGTCAAGGATGGCTGGGCTAATGACCCTAATGGTTTAGTCTTCTACAAGGGACGTTACCATCTCTTCTATCAATTTTACGATGATACCAAATGGGGTCCAATGCACTGGGCCCATGCGACCAGCCGAGACTTGCTTCATTGGGATGAAGAGCCGATAGCATTTTATCCAGATGCGACAGGTCACATGTTCTCAGGCTCTGTCGTGGTTGATAGTACCAATAGCTCAGGCCTCTTCAAATCTCCGGAAGGTGGCCTGGTAGCTATTATTACTTCAAATGGTAATGGGCAACGGATTGAAATTGCCTATAGTGAGGACGAGGGTAGAACTTGGCAAAAATATGACAAGGTAGTTGCCGACTGGTCTCAGGACCCACTTCAAAACCAAGATTTCCGTGACCCTAAGGTCTTCCGCTGGGATAACCAATGGTTTATGGTCCTTGCAGGTGGTCCACTCCGCATTTATTCTTCACAAGACTTAAAGAACTGGCAAGTGGAAACGACCTATAAGGATTTGCATACGGAATGTCCTGACCTCTATCCGATTGTGGCCAATGATGGGGCTCTCAAGTGGGTTCTCTCACGTGGTGGTCGTTCTTACAAGGTTGGTGATTTTAAACCAGTTGATGGCAAGTGGGCCTTTGTAGCTGATGATGTTTACCAAGACCATGACGAAATCATGAATTTTGGTAAGGATTCCTATGCTGCCATGACTTATTATGTTCATGATTTTGGGACAGCTGACCATCCAAACATCCCACAATTGACTGAAATCAACTGGATGAACACTTGGGAAGATTATTGTAATCTGGTTGCAGATACTGTAGGTCAAAAATTTAATGGTACCTTTAACCTTAACCTTGACCTTGGTTTGGTTAAATCAGGCGACCGTTACCTCTTAACCCAAACCCCTGTTAAGGCCTACGAAAGCCTTCGTGACACAGAAAATGCCCAGTATTTTGAAAATGTCACAGTAGCTTCTGACAATGAACTGCTTAAAGATTTCAAAGGTGACACTTATGAAGTGGTTTCTCACTTTGTACCAGGCAAGGACACGACAGCAGTTGGATTTAACCTTCGTGTTGGTGATGGTCAAGCTACAAAAGTCGTTTACGACTTAACTAAGGAAACTTTGTCTATTGACCGTAGCCAATCTGGTACTATCCTTTCAGATGCCTTTGCTAAGGTTAATAGTCAACAAGTGACTCGCAATGAAGATGGTTCTATTGATTTGCATCTTTATGTGGACCGTGCGAGTGTGGAAGTCTTTGCTAAGGGCAATACGGTAGCTGGTGCTAATCAGATTTTCCCAAGCCCAAGAGCCGTTGGAGCCAGTGTCTTGGTTGAAGGTGGTCCAGCCAAAGCAAATATTGCTATCTACCCAATTAAGAGTACTTGGACTGACAAGAAGGAAGTCACTAAGGCTGTTGCCATGAACACCACGGCTGCGGGTCATTTGGCTCTTGAAGTTGGTCAAAGTAAGGACTTGCAGGTTTACCTCGCACCTGCTTCTGAAGAGCAAGATGTGACATGGACAGTTAGTGATCCAAGTTTGGTGTCCTATACTGAACATGACAATAAACTTTCTCTCAAAGCCCTTCACAAAGGTCATCTCACTGTCACAGCAACTTCAGTTGAAAACCCATCATTGACCAAGACCTTTAATATTGCTATTACGCTCAACAATTTTGCGACCAACCTTAAAGGATTGAAAGCTGTCACTGGTGATTGGTATATTGATGACGATACCCTTTACGATAGCAATGTCAGTGCCAATGACTTCTTCATGGCCTATGAAAGTAATGGCTTCAAGCAATTTGACTATGATATCGATGTCAAATACCAACATGGTTTGGTCAACCTCTTTGTAGCTGCGGAACGTGAAGAACCAGGTCGTGCCTACTCTGTCCAATTTGCTGACAACGACACTGTTCGTCTCTTCCGTTTTGGTGGTGAAACCATCGCTGAAGCTCACTTGGATAAGGCTATCAATGACGGTCAGTACCACCATGTCAAGGTTGTGAAAGGCAAGGACACCATGACAGTCTATGTCGATGGCAAGGAAGTGCTCCATCATCAATTTGATGCTGTGGATAATTACTTCAATCAAGCCCATGTAGGTGTCGGTCTTTGGGATGGAGCAGTAGAATTCAAAAACTTCTTCGTAACTGAAAAAATGACAAACACAAGCAGTGACACTACTGACGAACCAATCAAACCTGATCCTCAGCCAGAACCAAGTCCAGAGCCAAATCCGGAAAATAAACCAGTTGAACCTGAGCATCAGCCTGAGGTTGCTCCAGAGCCTGAACCAACTGGGCAAAATAATGGTCACGACAGTACAAACACAGTGCCAGATTCATCTCAGGATAATACTAGTAAGCAAGAAGAAAGTAACACTCCAGTGGAAACACCTAAGACTGTCGCTCCACTTGTTGATAATCTCCTCAAAAAATTCAACGCATTTAGTCTCTCAACCTTCCTTGCAAGTATTGCCAAAGAAACATGGCACTTTTTAACAAAATGGCTATTCAGCTAA
- a CDS encoding IS3 family transposase — protein sequence MRLGKQRHESKYLAIEDFNTNKGWSISWMCHQLGITRSAFYKWKHRIVPEQEQLNSEIAELIKEYDERFSHILGYRRMTDWINHFNHTNYSRKRIHRIMKILDIHAFIRKKRKKYKTAKSEETAENKLSRNFYTTAPNKKWVTDVTEFKIPNSHKKLYLSAILDLYDRYPIAFVISGRNDNRLVFKTFDKAIEKNPTAKPIFHSDRGFQYTNKNFQKKLKDTDMIQSMSRVGHCIDNGPIEGFWGIIKSEMYQMYEISDEASLRYAIKDYIRFYCQERPQSRYDCRTPLEVRNAALTSEHPLSYPIAKNNKIEKYKSKWSA from the coding sequence GTGAGGCTAGGGAAACAGCGCCACGAATCAAAATACTTAGCGATTGAAGACTTCAACACAAATAAAGGGTGGAGCATTAGCTGGATGTGTCATCAGCTCGGCATTACGAGGTCTGCATTTTATAAATGGAAACATAGAATAGTTCCAGAACAAGAACAATTAAACAGCGAAATTGCGGAATTAATTAAAGAATATGACGAACGTTTTTCACACATCTTGGGATACCGAAGAATGACCGATTGGATCAATCATTTCAATCATACGAATTACTCAAGAAAGAGAATTCACCGAATTATGAAAATACTCGATATTCACGCTTTTATCCGTAAGAAAAGGAAAAAATACAAGACTGCCAAGTCTGAAGAAACTGCAGAAAATAAGTTATCAAGAAACTTCTATACGACTGCTCCGAACAAAAAATGGGTAACAGATGTTACAGAGTTTAAGATTCCTAACTCTCATAAGAAACTTTATCTGAGTGCCATACTTGATTTATATGACCGCTATCCTATTGCTTTTGTCATAAGTGGTCGAAATGACAATCGGCTAGTCTTCAAAACATTTGACAAAGCTATTGAAAAAAATCCCACAGCTAAGCCTATATTTCACAGCGATAGAGGGTTTCAATATACCAATAAAAACTTTCAAAAAAAGCTGAAAGATACTGATATGATTCAATCCATGTCAAGAGTAGGCCATTGTATTGATAACGGACCAATAGAAGGTTTTTGGGGAATTATAAAATCGGAAATGTATCAGATGTATGAGATTTCAGATGAGGCCTCCCTCCGATATGCCATCAAAGACTATATCCGATTTTACTGTCAAGAGCGTCCACAAAGCAGATATGACTGTAGAACGCCTTTGGAAGTCAGAAACGCTGCCTTAACATCAGAACATCCTTTGTCATACCCAATCGCTAAGAATAACAAAATTGAAAAGTACAAGTCAAAGTGGTCTGCATAA
- a CDS encoding helix-turn-helix domain-containing protein, translating into MSRRERFTPYEKEQACLDYINGNRSRSEICNCLHISTRTIQDWAAIYKKYGILGFTKKTKNSSYSKEFKMELVEKCISGEASSIDLGHQYDISSGLLRKWIRMYNANIELKDYNPKQGVYMAKARRKTTIDERKEIVNYCIEHNRNYKETASLYDVSYSQVYSWVKKYDSDGEEGLVDKRGHHKLDDEVDELERLRRENVRLKRQLEEKDMAVELLKKVKEFGRM; encoded by the coding sequence ATGTCTAGAAGAGAAAGATTCACCCCATACGAGAAAGAACAAGCTTGTCTCGATTATATTAATGGAAATCGTTCCAGATCTGAAATATGTAACTGTCTCCATATTTCCACAAGGACGATTCAAGATTGGGCCGCCATCTATAAAAAATATGGGATTTTAGGATTCACAAAGAAAACAAAAAACAGTTCCTATTCAAAAGAATTTAAAATGGAACTTGTAGAAAAATGTATTAGTGGTGAGGCTTCATCTATTGATTTAGGTCATCAGTATGATATTTCTTCAGGACTTTTAAGAAAGTGGATTAGGATGTATAATGCCAATATAGAACTTAAGGATTACAATCCAAAACAGGGGGTCTATATGGCAAAAGCAAGACGTAAAACTACTATTGATGAGCGTAAAGAGATTGTCAATTATTGTATTGAACACAATCGCAATTATAAGGAAACGGCGTCACTTTATGATGTTTCTTATAGCCAAGTGTATTCGTGGGTGAAAAAGTATGATAGTGATGGTGAAGAAGGTTTAGTTGACAAAAGGGGTCATCACAAACTAGATGATGAGGTTGATGAATTAGAACGTTTACGAAGAGAAAATGTGCGCTTAAAACGTCAGTTAGAAGAAAAGGATATGGCTGTTGAACTCTTAAAAAAAGTGAAAGAATTCGGAAGGATGTGA
- the sdaAA gene encoding L-serine ammonia-lyase, iron-sulfur-dependent, subunit alpha, translating to MFYTIEELVQQADQDYQGNIAELMIATEIELSGRDRSEILSLMTRNLEVMKDSVQAGLSPEKSPTGLTGGDAAKLDAYIKRGKTLADSAVLGAARNAMAVNESNAKMGLVCATPTAGSAGCLPAVLTVAIEKLGLSESQQLDFLFTAGAFGLVIANNASISGAEGGCQAEVGSASAMAAAAITMAAGGTPFQASQAICFVLKNMLGLICDPVAGLVEVPCVKRNAMGASFALVAADMALAGITSAIPVDQVVDAMYQVGSAMPTAFRETAEGGLAATPKGKALAKENDMIPLK from the coding sequence ATGTTTTACACTATTGAAGAATTAGTTCAACAAGCTGACCAAGATTACCAAGGTAATATCGCTGAACTCATGATTGCCACAGAAATCGAACTATCTGGACGTGACCGTTCTGAAATCCTATCTCTTATGACTCGAAATCTCGAAGTGATGAAAGATTCTGTTCAGGCTGGTTTGTCCCCAGAGAAATCACCGACAGGCTTAACTGGGGGGGACGCTGCCAAACTAGATGCCTACATCAAAAGAGGAAAGACTTTGGCTGACTCTGCTGTCTTAGGGGCTGCGAGAAATGCTATGGCCGTCAATGAATCTAACGCTAAGATGGGGCTAGTTTGTGCTACTCCAACTGCTGGTTCAGCAGGTTGTCTGCCCGCTGTTCTCACGGTTGCTATCGAAAAATTGGGCTTGAGTGAATCACAACAACTGGATTTTCTTTTCACTGCTGGTGCATTTGGTCTAGTAATCGCTAATAATGCCTCGATTTCTGGTGCCGAGGGTGGCTGCCAAGCCGAAGTCGGTTCCGCCTCTGCTATGGCTGCTGCCGCTATTACAATGGCTGCTGGTGGTACACCTTTCCAAGCCAGCCAGGCCATCTGCTTTGTGCTAAAGAATATGTTGGGACTCATTTGCGACCCTGTAGCCGGATTAGTCGAAGTTCCTTGTGTCAAACGTAATGCCATGGGAGCAAGTTTTGCCCTAGTAGCTGCTGACATGGCCTTGGCAGGCATCACATCAGCCATTCCAGTCGACCAGGTTGTTGACGCGATGTATCAGGTTGGTTCAGCCATGCCAACTGCCTTTCGGGAAACTGCTGAAGGTGGCTTAGCAGCAACTCCGAAAGGAAAAGCACTCGCAAAAGAAAATGATATGATACCTCTTAAGTAG
- the sdaAB gene encoding L-serine ammonia-lyase, iron-sulfur-dependent subunit beta — translation MKNLKFQSVFDIIGPVMVGPSSSHTAGAVRIGKIVSAIFGDTPTEVEFQLFNSFAKTYRGHGTDVALVAGILGMETDDPDIPHALDIAHEKGIKVYWIINKDSNAPHPNTTRITLKNAKKTISATGVSIGGGNIQVTELNGFAVNLKMNTPTLIIVHQDVPGMIALVTDILSRYGINIAQMTVTRENAGEKAIMIIEIDSHQCDEAVTEIARIPHLHNVNFFS, via the coding sequence ATGAAAAATTTAAAATTTCAATCCGTTTTTGACATCATCGGTCCTGTCATGGTAGGGCCTTCCTCAAGCCATACTGCAGGAGCTGTTCGTATCGGAAAAATTGTTTCGGCCATCTTTGGTGATACACCCACTGAAGTAGAATTTCAACTTTTTAATTCCTTTGCAAAAACCTATCGGGGGCATGGGACAGATGTGGCTCTTGTGGCTGGTATTTTAGGTATGGAAACTGATGACCCCGATATTCCGCATGCGCTTGATATTGCACACGAAAAAGGTATTAAGGTCTACTGGATAATCAACAAAGATAGCAATGCACCACACCCCAACACCACTCGTATTACTCTAAAAAATGCTAAAAAAACTATCTCTGCCACTGGTGTTTCCATAGGTGGAGGGAATATCCAAGTGACTGAGCTCAATGGTTTTGCGGTCAACCTCAAAATGAATACACCTACACTTATCATTGTTCACCAAGATGTTCCAGGAATGATTGCCCTTGTGACTGATATTTTATCTCGTTATGGTATTAATATTGCTCAGATGACTGTCACTCGAGAAAATGCTGGTGAGAAGGCTATTATGATTATCGAAATTGACTCGCACCAGTGTGATGAGGCTGTCACTGAGATTGCAAGAATTCCACATTTACACAACGTAAACTTTTTCAGCTAA
- a CDS encoding IS30 family transposase, protein MSTNSSTTNQSYKHLSEAERGEIEAYLSIGLKPAEIARRLGRNRSTITREINRGSITQVKKVNGQKVYYQHYYADAAHNRYRHAREASYYLKLDSVLDDFLRAFTEAMREKPRVHSVDTFVHTYRLQHVDAVVPSTKMLYNYINQGLLKIKVIDLPRAVRIRKNFTKRPSTKKHLGKSIEERPEEINNRSRFRDWEIDSVMGGKTIGEPSILTLVERETRYAVTKKLVEKKAEYVNQAVLECMKLYPIKAITADNGNEFSSLSKIEGLDVYFAHAYSSYERGTNENFNGLLREFIPKGCSLKELNQNLLEDYTKSINERPRRIHGYQSAKKLFELTQTA, encoded by the coding sequence ATGTCTACTAATTCTTCAACCACAAATCAATCATACAAGCACTTATCTGAAGCTGAGCGAGGGGAAATTGAAGCTTATTTAAGCATAGGACTCAAACCTGCTGAGATTGCTCGTAGACTAGGGAGAAATCGCTCTACTATTACTCGTGAAATTAATCGTGGTTCCATAACACAAGTGAAAAAAGTAAATGGGCAAAAGGTCTATTACCAACACTATTATGCAGATGCTGCTCATAACCGTTATCGTCATGCTAGAGAAGCCAGCTATTATCTGAAACTGGATTCTGTATTGGATGACTTTCTGAGAGCATTTACAGAAGCAATGAGAGAGAAACCAAGGGTGCATAGCGTGGATACCTTTGTTCATACCTATAGACTCCAACATGTAGATGCAGTTGTTCCTTCAACCAAGATGCTCTATAACTATATCAATCAAGGATTGTTAAAGATTAAGGTCATTGATTTGCCAAGAGCAGTGCGGATCCGTAAGAATTTTACCAAGCGCCCCTCTACCAAGAAACATCTAGGAAAGTCAATTGAAGAAAGACCAGAAGAAATCAATAATCGTTCCCGTTTTAGAGATTGGGAAATCGATTCTGTTATGGGTGGAAAAACAATAGGAGAACCTTCTATTCTGACCTTGGTAGAACGAGAAACACGCTATGCTGTCACAAAGAAACTCGTGGAAAAGAAAGCAGAGTATGTCAATCAAGCAGTCTTAGAGTGTATGAAACTTTATCCTATTAAGGCCATAACTGCAGATAATGGAAACGAATTTTCATCATTGAGTAAGATAGAGGGATTAGATGTTTATTTTGCACATGCCTATTCATCTTATGAACGAGGTACAAATGAGAATTTCAATGGACTACTAAGAGAGTTCATTCCGAAGGGGTGTTCGTTAAAAGAACTAAATCAGAATCTTTTAGAGGACTATACAAAGTCTATCAATGAAAGACCTAGACGAATTCATGGCTATCAGTCCGCAAAAAAGCTGTTTGAGCTAACTCAAACAGCTTGA